A single Haloglycomyces albus DSM 45210 DNA region contains:
- the dnaJ gene encoding molecular chaperone DnaJ, which produces MASQDWLEKDFYAELGVPSDASKKDIDKAYRKLARQYHPDNNDSPEAEDRFKAISEAYSVLHDEKQRAEYDEIQLMKSGRGGFGGMGGSTGGFNMDDVFSQGSTSGDFGDIFGNLFGGMGGGRGRRGPKPGHDLRTHMSIDFTDAVKGTTHDLRMRAPGVCDTCHGSGAAPGTSPETCRLCHGGGMITVNQGGFSFQQTCPDCGGSGSVVPNPCPECGGSGAVTKDRVITVRIPAGVRDGQTIRLAGRGAPGERGGPTGDLMVDVHVRSHAIFGRDGNNLTLRLPVTYTEAALGAKISVPTLDETVTMRVPAGTPSGRVLRVKGRGVPGKGDLMVTVDVDVPTKLGSEAKEALEKYASVEPPTDRSKLQQFTAH; this is translated from the coding sequence ATGGCATCGCAGGATTGGCTTGAAAAAGACTTCTATGCCGAGCTTGGGGTGCCCTCCGACGCCTCCAAGAAGGACATCGACAAGGCGTATCGGAAACTGGCCCGCCAGTATCACCCCGACAACAACGATTCGCCCGAGGCCGAAGACCGCTTCAAGGCGATATCGGAGGCCTATTCGGTCCTGCACGACGAAAAACAACGCGCCGAATACGACGAGATCCAACTGATGAAGTCCGGGCGCGGTGGATTCGGCGGTATGGGCGGCTCCACCGGCGGCTTCAACATGGACGACGTCTTCTCCCAAGGTTCCACCAGTGGAGACTTCGGAGACATCTTCGGTAATCTCTTCGGCGGTATGGGCGGCGGACGCGGTCGTCGCGGCCCCAAACCGGGACACGACCTGCGCACCCACATGTCCATCGACTTCACCGACGCGGTCAAGGGAACCACCCACGACCTGCGGATGCGGGCTCCCGGGGTCTGCGACACCTGCCACGGCTCGGGTGCGGCACCCGGTACCAGCCCCGAAACCTGCCGGCTTTGCCACGGCGGCGGAATGATCACGGTCAATCAGGGCGGCTTTTCGTTCCAGCAAACCTGTCCCGATTGCGGCGGAAGCGGATCGGTCGTACCCAATCCGTGCCCCGAATGCGGCGGTTCGGGCGCGGTAACCAAGGACCGCGTCATCACCGTGCGGATTCCCGCCGGAGTGCGCGACGGACAAACCATCCGGCTGGCCGGACGCGGCGCCCCGGGCGAACGCGGCGGACCCACCGGCGACCTCATGGTCGACGTGCACGTGCGTTCCCACGCCATCTTCGGGCGCGACGGTAACAACCTGACCCTTCGTCTACCGGTGACCTACACCGAAGCGGCTCTGGGTGCGAAGATCTCGGTACCGACCCTCGACGAAACGGTGACCATGCGCGTTCCCGCCGGAACCCCCTCGGGCCGAGTGCTGCGCGTCAAAGGACGTGGCGTACCCGGCAAAGGCGACCTGATGGTGACCGTCGACGTAGACGTTCCGACGAAGCTCGGTTCCGAAGCCAAGGAGGCTCTGGAAAAATATGCGTCTGTTGAACCTCCGACCGATCGCAGTAAACTACAACAATTCACCGCGCACTGA